Within the Tautonia marina genome, the region GCTCGACCTGCTTCGACGAGGGCTCCCGACCGTCGTTTGCGATGTTGGTACCTTCGCCGAATATCCCGACGCGGTCGTTCGCAAAATTTCGTGGACGGACGAGCATTCAGGAGTCGCTCAACTCGGCGCCGTTCTCAGGTCACTCGTGCTCGACACCGACCTGAGACAGAAGATCGGTCAATCGGCAAACGATCATGTTCGCCGTTCACACACCTGGGCACAACTTCTCGATGTATACCGCCGGCTCTGCTTCCCCGATCGCCCGGCTGATCACACGACGATGCTTCGGAGAGGGGTGGCCTGATGCGTCTCGGAATTGACCTCTTGCCGCTTCAGTCCGAAGGAAGCCGAGACCGAGGTGTCGGTCGCTACGCCGCGGCCTTACTCCGTTCGCTGGCCGAGTCCAGTTTGACGGATGAATGGGTGCTTTATTCGTATCGAGCGTTGCCTATCGACCGGATTCCAGAGATTCACGGGCCGACGGTTCAGACCGTTTCCGTGGGTCTCGATGAAGGCGACGAGACCATTCAGGGACGCTGGCAGACCATCGCCACTCAGAACTCAGACCGCCTCGATGCGCTGCTCATGTTAAACCCGTTTGAGCTTGCGCCGGGCTTCGAGCCTCCCGCGCCGACCCCGGGGGGATTGCCGCTCATCGCAGTTCTGTACGACCTGATTCCCTTGCTCTTTCCTGAGGCCTACCTCAGTGATCCCGGCGTTCGACGACGGTATCATCACCGAATCGATACGTTACGTCATTATAATCGTTTTCTGGCGATCTCGGACGCAACTCGCCGCGATGCCGTGCAGCGGCTCGGGATTCGAGCGGATCGGGTCGTTTCCCTCCCCTTGGCCGTCGATCCACGGTTCCGGCCTGCTGATGCCGATGGCTCCGATCCCGACTCCCACCGGCTGAGCCGCCTCGGGGTATCCAAGCCGTTCCTGTTTCACCTTGGTGGGCGAGATGACCGCAAAAACGCCTGGGGGGTGCTTGATGCGTTCTCCATGCTTGATCCGGTGCTCCGAGCCGGCACCCAGCTGGTCGTCGCTGGGGCCTACGACGCCATCTATCGAGATAAAATTCTTGCGTATGCCTTGAACCATTCGATCGGCGATCATGTGATCGTTCCGCGTGATGTCGATGATTCCACGCTTGAAGCACTCTACCGCAGTTGCTCGGCCTTTGTCTTTCCCTCGCACTACGAAGGGCTTGGGCTCCCAATTCTTGAAGCCATGCGGAGCGGAGCCCCAGTCATCGCTGGGCGCAACTCGTCGCAAATCGACCTCGTCGGCGAGGCGGGGATTCTCGTGGATCCGTCCGACACCGAGGCCATCGCCCAGGGCATGGCTCGGCTGCTCGAAGATCGTTCCGGCGCCCAGGTACTGGCTCAGGCCGCCATCGAGCGGACCGATGCGCTTTGCCGATCCAATCTCGGAGCAGTGGCCCGAGCGTCGATTGTGAAATGCCTGGAGTCGAAGGTCCCCCGGCCCCATTTCCGACTTCGTCCCGATCGACAACGCGTTGCCATGATTTCCCCCTACCCTCCCAAGGCAACCGGTATTGCGGATTATGCACACCGCTTGGCGCTGGCGCTCCATGAGCAGGTGAACGTCGATCTGTTTCACGATGGCGACTACGTGCCCGAACTGGGCCTCTCCGATCGCCGATTCCGCTGCTTTGATCGCGCCTCGTTTGCCCGAAGGCTCGCGGTACTCCCCCCTCGGGCAATCATTTATCAAATGGGTAACTCATGGTATCATAGATCCGTTTACGAGTGCTTGCGGCAGCATCCCGGCATCACGGTCCTGCATGACTATTATTTGGCGGGCTTCCACTTCTGGTACGCCAATCAACCCGATGTTCCTTCGGGGCATTTCGAGCGAATCATCGCTCAGGAACGAGCCGCCGGTCAGATTGACCCTGAGGAGCGTGTGGACACCTGGCATTCTGAACCTGGTGGTGTCCAGGCCGCCGCCATGCGACGCGGCGTTGCCTTGAACCGCGAGATCTTCGAGCGGTCCCGCTTCGTGGTCGTCCATTCCCCCTACTGCCGAGAACTTGTCCGGCAGACGATGCCCGAATTCGTGGACCGAACCGTGGTCATCCCGATGGGGGCATCACCCAACCCTCAGAGTCTCGCCCAGGTCAACGCCACTCGTCAACACTTCG harbors:
- a CDS encoding glycosyltransferase, giving the protein MRLGIDLLPLQSEGSRDRGVGRYAAALLRSLAESSLTDEWVLYSYRALPIDRIPEIHGPTVQTVSVGLDEGDETIQGRWQTIATQNSDRLDALLMLNPFELAPGFEPPAPTPGGLPLIAVLYDLIPLLFPEAYLSDPGVRRRYHHRIDTLRHYNRFLAISDATRRDAVQRLGIRADRVVSLPLAVDPRFRPADADGSDPDSHRLSRLGVSKPFLFHLGGRDDRKNAWGVLDAFSMLDPVLRAGTQLVVAGAYDAIYRDKILAYALNHSIGDHVIVPRDVDDSTLEALYRSCSAFVFPSHYEGLGLPILEAMRSGAPVIAGRNSSQIDLVGEAGILVDPSDTEAIAQGMARLLEDRSGAQVLAQAAIERTDALCRSNLGAVARASIVKCLESKVPRPHFRLRPDRQRVAMISPYPPKATGIADYAHRLALALHEQVNVDLFHDGDYVPELGLSDRRFRCFDRASFARRLAVLPPRAIIYQMGNSWYHRSVYECLRQHPGITVLHDYYLAGFHFWYANQPDVPSGHFERIIAQERAAGQIDPEERVDTWHSEPGGVQAAAMRRGVALNREIFERSRFVVVHSPYCRELVRQTMPEFVDRTVVIPMGASPNPQSLAQVNATRQHFGIPTDAVVFGCFGNLTSMKMYEESIRAFAKIRRQVDRAILLFVGKDWEQGRARQLVQDEGLDDRVLFLGQALKMDYERLVGAVDVGLGLRRPPTYGETSASLLDFRRSGVASIVTEVASFRDYPAETVVTWNPDRDGENGLADRMLELARNPSMRRAIGEAALNHVKTHHDWSIAARAYADLVARCGDASQCSPLDHADPHENGVFHR